From the Nitrospirota bacterium genome, the window AGGGCCCTGGAACGGCTGCTGATCAGTTCTGCTTTCATACGCCTCATCTCTTTCCGGCTGATATTGCTGCTTCCATTCCCCGGGTCCGGCCTGCTGCACACTTCCGATGCTGCCTCATCTTTCCAGCCGCACCTGTCGAGAAAATCCTGATAGGTTCCTTCAAATATCTTCACGCTGCCATTGTCAAAAACGATAAGCCGGCTCGCAAGCGCATGCAGGATCATATCGCTGTGCGTAACGATGACAACACTCCCGTCAAATTCATCTATCGCTTCCAGCAGCGAGTCGATAGACTCCATATCAAGATGGTTGTTCGGTTCATCCAGCAACAGCAGATTCGCAGGGCTGACGAGCAATTTTCCCAAAAGCACCCTGCTCTTCTCCCCACCGGACAGCACACTGATTTTCTTGAGCGCGGTGTCGCCATCAAACATCATGGTACCGCAGATGTTCCGTGCCGTTTTCCTGTTATGCTCCGGGAGCGCTCCGAGTATTTCCTGTTCCACGGTCTTTTCAGCATCAAGACGCTGGATGTTGGTCTGACCGAAATAGGCGAGCCGCACTTTCGGGTGGTGCTCGATAGTTCCCCCGAGCGGTTTCAGTTCTCCCGCGAGCAGGTTCAGGAGCGTTGTCTTGCCTCTGCCGTTTTTCCCGATGACCGCTATCCGGTCCTTTTTCCCAACAGTCAGATCCAGCCCGTCGATGAGCGATGGTCCGTCCGATCCGAATGAGAATGTAAGGTCTTTCGCCTGGATAAGCCACTTGCCGATAAAGGGTGCGGAGACGAATTCAAACTCCAGTTCCTCAATTTCAGACATTTTTTCCCGTCTGCCCTTCTTCCGGAGGGCCTTTATCTTCGACTGCACCGCCCGTGCACGGGTAGCCTGCGCCCTGAATCTGTTGATAAACTGCTCTGCCTCGCTCCGCTTTTTTTCCTCGTTGACCCTTGTCTTCTCGTATATCTCCTCTTCCATGAGTATCTGCTGATAGAGCTTGTGGGTTGTCCCTTGTATCTTCCGTATCCTTGTGCGGTGAATCCCCATGGTATGGGTCGTCACACCGTCCATAAACTCCCTGTCATGGGTTATCAGTATCATCTCTCTTTTCCAGCCCCTCATGAATCGTGTAAGCCATCGGATAGAAACGATATCGAGATAATTGGTAGGCTCATCCAGAAGAAGCAGGTCCGGCTCTGAAACCAGAAGTCTGGCGAGGTGAAGCCGGACCTGGTATCCCCCGGACAGTTCAAGGGGATGCCGGGAAAAATCGTCTGCCAGAAATCCGAGCCCCATGAGCACATTTTCTGCCTTAAAAGATTCATCTCTGCCGTCATCTGACGGGTTCAGTCCGAGACATGCCTCCTGAAGCACAGAAGGCCGACTGAACTCAAGATGCTGGGAAAGATACCCCACCGAGTAATTGCCGGGTACGCTGATGATTCCCGAATCAGGCTTCATTTCGCCAGTGAGAATCCTGATAAGGGTCGTCTTCCCATGACCATTTCTGCCCACAAGTCCGACTCGCTCTCCGGCATTGACCGAGAAACCCACATCGTCGAAGATGATCTGTGTTCCGTATGATTTGGAAAGACCGCTGACCTGTATCATTTCTGTATTGTAACCTGAAAACCCCCTTTGAGTCAGGCACGCCGTCTTCACACAGTGAACGCTCCCGCTGTAAAGGGTGTCCGATAGTTTATGATGATGCACAAATTCCGGACCGGACATATGGCATGCGTAACAGGCAACTCCATAATGACAGGTATTTACGCGCAAGAACCGATTGAGAAAACGGCTACAGCATTTACTGCTTCTTTTTTTGGTAACAGTATCAAAATTGACAACCCGTTTTTTTTGTGGTAAAAGATGCACAAGGGGGAACAGGGAATGCAATCCCCAAATACTGCTTCACCCGCTCCTTTGTTTCCGGAAGGGAACCATTTCCAGCCCGATGGCTTTTTTGCATCCTTTTTCCGCGAAGCAATCTGCAGTGCCTATGGGTGGGGACCTGTACAGATATTTCAGGCATATACAGTACTCATACAGCAGGATACCCCCTTAGATGCGGTGTATTATCTTGACAAAGGCTCGGTCAAGCTGACATGGGTCGATCAGGCAGGACACGAAGTCATCGCCGGCCTCAGGCATCATCTCTGGATTATCGGTGCTCCGGCAGTGCTTCTTGAAAAACCATATTCATTTACCGTAACAACACTGACACGGAGCTCGATGAGGTGTATCGCAGCAGGGAAGTTCCTGTATCTGGTAAAAACGCATCCGGAATTTGCACTGCATCTGATGCGAATGCTCAGCCTTGAGGTTTTCAATCAGGGGAAAAAACTGGTCATCATGGAATGCCTCCCAGCGAGGGATCGCCTGAAAAATCTGCTTTGTCGGTTTATTCATGATGTGCATACACAGAAACAGATTAAAATTGATCTGCCGCTCAAGCATAAGGAACTTGCCCAGGTTGTCGGCGTTACCCCCGAGCATCTGTGCCGACTGTTAAAGGAACTGGAACGCGAAAAACTGATAAAAAGAACAAAAGACGGACTGATATTTCCGAATCCCGAAAAACTCCATGAGTGGGCCCATCTGTAAATACTTCCGGGTTGTTCAATAAGAAAACACGAGATGCAGCGAAGTTGCTGAAGTGTACTGAAAGTCTATTACGCCGACTCTTCCCGCAGGTCTGCAGGCAGCCGTGTTGATAGACTCCGCGGTTTTCTTTATAATGGTGGAGTGTTTCTTCCGGACATTCCACATGTGTCTCATGCGGCAGAATTTCGGGGCAGGAGTGTTACATGAATAATCGCGTGCTGTTCAGTATATATGCAGTATTTTTTTGCGGGCTGCTGACAGGATGCATGCTCGTTACGGTACCCTATGAGGTCACGAAGGGCGCGATAAAAGGCAGCATTTGGGTGGTGAAAGGGACATACGAGCTTACAGCCGGGACAACAAAACTTGCTTACAGAATCGGAGAAATTACCTTTCATGTAGTGCGGGCTCCGATAGAATGGGCACTGGTGAACGACAGCATTGAGACGATAGACGGGTTACCGGTGAAAGAGGCGATTCGTTTGGGCAGGGTGAAAAACTCCCCTTATTCTGTCAGAGGAAAGACTTACTACCCGATGTCTTTGGCAGAAGCCCGTGACTACAGCGACTCAGGAATTGCCTCCTGGTACGGGTATGAGACCAGACAACAGGCAGGGGGATATATGACGGCCAACGGCGAGGCGTTTAATCCTGAAGGTTTCACCGCGGCTCACAGATATCTGCCGTTACCCTATCATGTTAAGGTTACAAACCTTGAAAACCAACGATCAGTGATCGTTCGGGTCAACGACCGGGGACCCTTCCCGGACGAACAGAATCCGGAATCAGGCATCAGAATCATTGATCTGAGCATGGGCGCAGCCAGAAAACTGGGTTTTTATGAAAACGGGTTAGCCAGGGTCAGGGTTGAAGCCATTCAACTGGAAGAGGAGTAAAAAAAGCCTCCGGGGATGTGTCTGCCTTCTTACCTGTGATAATACCGCATCATTCCGGGCACTGCCATGCCATCCGGAACTCGGGATGCAGCCTCATCCGGATATACAACGGGACCGTTGATTCTTATTAAGAGGAATATTGATATATATCAATGACAAATGCTTCATTTCCTTCTATATTCTAATCATATAAGAACTATAAGAAAGCTCACTGAGCGCCCGATAAAACCACCCCTTTCATAAGGAGAACGCGGAAGGCAGCGGATCCCGAAAATTTCAGAAGGATATATATTCGGAAGACTATGCATTTTTCACGCCATGTAGAGAAGCCGCTGAACACCTGGATTTCCTGAGGCTGCGGGCTGCAGAAAGGAATACTGCATCGATCATTTCCTGCAGGATATGGCGATGCTGAATCTAAAGGCATGACATGTCGCTCCAGATCAGTGAAAGCACACGGGAAAAAACGAGAAAATGCATGTTCCATTTTCAATGCCTGGAAGATGCAACAAGAGACATATGTAAAATTTCGACATATATTGAGGAGAATGTCTGCTTCCTGTGTTCCCTGAAAACCCGTCGCTGCTCGTACAGGAAAAAACCGGCGCATAATTATTACATCTGCAACTGTCCAACACGGTATGAGTTGTTTGAACGCTACGGGATCTGATATTCCGGCGTTTCATCCCCGATACAGGTATCACTCTATTTCCGGGTGCCCCTTGCTTTCCTGCACAGCATCAGCAGAGATATCAGCATAAGGAATTCTCCGAGGGCGAACAGCCGCCAGCCATAGGTATCGGGAACATAATTGGAGACAAGGAGCCGGAATTCGGGATCAGCTGCAAGGGTCAGTACACGGAAAATATAATTCCCGGTTAATATCATGGCCGAGAAATCCCACACAAAAGTCGCAAATATGATAACTGCACCTGAAAGGAAGAATACCGCCTCTGTCACCCCAATCTTCACAGCATACCCTTTGTGCTGAAAATACATAATGCATCCTCCGATCGCGATCATGGTAAGCGAGCAGATGACAGGCGCGAGCACGGGTCCGGTCCAGATCACAGGAATGAGAAACAGGATATCCCATGTCAACATCGAAGAAGGCCAGTCAAGAAGCAGTTTGAGCCATCCATAATAG encodes:
- a CDS encoding ATP-binding cassette domain-containing protein; this encodes MIQVSGLSKSYGTQIIFDDVGFSVNAGERVGLVGRNGHGKTTLIRILTGEMKPDSGIISVPGNYSVGYLSQHLEFSRPSVLQEACLGLNPSDDGRDESFKAENVLMGLGFLADDFSRHPLELSGGYQVRLHLARLLVSEPDLLLLDEPTNYLDIVSIRWLTRFMRGWKREMILITHDREFMDGVTTHTMGIHRTRIRKIQGTTHKLYQQILMEEEIYEKTRVNEEKKRSEAEQFINRFRAQATRARAVQSKIKALRKKGRREKMSEIEELEFEFVSAPFIGKWLIQAKDLTFSFGSDGPSLIDGLDLTVGKKDRIAVIGKNGRGKTTLLNLLAGELKPLGGTIEHHPKVRLAYFGQTNIQRLDAEKTVEQEILGALPEHNRKTARNICGTMMFDGDTALKKISVLSGGEKSRVLLGKLLVSPANLLLLDEPNNHLDMESIDSLLEAIDEFDGSVVIVTHSDMILHALASRLIVFDNGSVKIFEGTYQDFLDRCGWKDEAASEVCSRPDPGNGSSNISRKEMRRMKAELISSRSRALVPLQAKISEVEDAIMLLEEKHARETQELLDASVRGDGERIRRLSKSIHEFQARIEELFSELETVTGEFDRRSREFEERLSALAPEH
- a CDS encoding Crp/Fnr family transcriptional regulator, yielding MQSPNTASPAPLFPEGNHFQPDGFFASFFREAICSAYGWGPVQIFQAYTVLIQQDTPLDAVYYLDKGSVKLTWVDQAGHEVIAGLRHHLWIIGAPAVLLEKPYSFTVTTLTRSSMRCIAAGKFLYLVKTHPEFALHLMRMLSLEVFNQGKKLVIMECLPARDRLKNLLCRFIHDVHTQKQIKIDLPLKHKELAQVVGVTPEHLCRLLKELEREKLIKRTKDGLIFPNPEKLHEWAHL
- a CDS encoding septal ring lytic transglycosylase RlpA family protein, translating into MNNRVLFSIYAVFFCGLLTGCMLVTVPYEVTKGAIKGSIWVVKGTYELTAGTTKLAYRIGEITFHVVRAPIEWALVNDSIETIDGLPVKEAIRLGRVKNSPYSVRGKTYYPMSLAEARDYSDSGIASWYGYETRQQAGGYMTANGEAFNPEGFTAAHRYLPLPYHVKVTNLENQRSVIVRVNDRGPFPDEQNPESGIRIIDLSMGAARKLGFYENGLARVRVEAIQLEEE